TAGTGACCTTCTGTTTCTCAAGCAACTCAGAGTATTAAGTAGGAGCCCTATCTAGCACTCTTAAGTATGTGTTAATTGGTGCAGATTTGCAGAGCTGAAATCTTTTCACGGGATTGAGGATCAAAAGGCTGCAAGTGGAGCTACGGGTCCACAAAAAATGGCATCAGGGCTCATTTGTATTGACTGTCAACTCTAAACTTTGCCAAATTTAGATCCTAATCGGATCCATGAAAATGATCTTACCGCTCATGCTCGCCTTCTGCAGCTATTACTCTGAAGTGTGTTGCAGCATCAATTGGTGAAAAGGCCCCATTGACTAAAAAGCTGCCTGCGACAACTACGGTATGATCTTTTTCCTTTACTAGACTGGTTTAAAGCTTTCTACTTATCTCTGCTCCATTCAGGTGGGCAAGCTGAAAATCCTTTGTGAGAGTTTCTTCAAGATAAAATCTATTAAGCCAAAGTTATTTCTTCGGGAAGAGGTACGTATGCTAATAAAATGGTCACATTAGTCACTGTTGTCATGAGATGTACAATAATTACTTTAACAGATAATCGTAAATTTCCACAACCAATCTTCTCTATATTTTGCTTATAGTCACTGCATGATTTATCAGTGTTTAAGATTTTGAGAATTTTATGTTTAGAATCTTCTTTTTGGACTTCCCAGGGTTCCCCATTCCCAACTCTGCTTGATGATGATATGGCATCATTAATTGACTTTGGAGTTGGCAATGAATCAACTATTCTTGTGGATGAAGATTGTTAATGTCATAAGAAATCATGGAACGTCCAGTGAAAGCTTCATTGTCAACACAAAATACATTCTTGGAATCTCTTTGGAATTTGAGAATGTCTCGTGCATTTAGTTCTCtactccaaaaatatttttatcagcATACTCTCTTCCTACTCTTGCCCTtttcatcactctcaaaagataATTGTACCAGCTTGCAGGATGTTTGGTTGGTTGTCTGGCCTATGCATGTAGATGTAGATGTAGATGTAGATGAAGCTTTTGTGACACTACAATATACCTTCACTAACATTTCAAAACTTGGAATAGTATATAAATCTAGTGTTTTTAAGAGCGAAAAGAATGAGGCTAAGAGTGAGAATCAAACCGCTagttcttttgaagtgcatataTATTCTACAAAAACAGGAACAAGACATACAAAAATTAACCGAACAAACGAAGACCGTTATGTATTGAGGATTCTCCATTGTCGTAAAAATTTGGTAGCAGTGTATACTCGACCACAACACTTCTTAAGGGATGATGGAAATGTCTCCCGCCTTGATTTTGATTGCGCTCGCTTCCACTCTTCTTATGACTAGTTACCTCCCATGCTCTTCATTCCAACATTCTAGATTTGGTTAATAACAATCATTAGTAAACACTTAACCTATTTCAACAAAGAATGGGGAGTGTTGACATGATTAATGTCATTTGAGAAAGTTACAATTTGGAATCGCTAAAATTTTAGCGTCACTAGAACTTAATGAATTCGCACAACTTCTTGCGAGTGCCGCCGAAGATCGTTCAACCTCAAATCTGCAGTGCCATGCTAGTTTAGTACACATCAAACCAGTTTTCTTCCTTCTActatatttcctttttttctGGGGGTAAATTAACATGGTATTAGACTACAAAGTTATCGTAATTACAAATACAACTTAATCTCACGTTTTGCCTATTTCCCTATAAGACAGAATTAAACTGCTTTTAGAAAAATAATGGCACGCTAGACTTGAAAAAGGTACACTGCATATATAACTTTCAAATACTCATTTTCAACCAATATAAACACTTTTCAAGGACCCAATTTTGTAAACACAATCATAAGGTGAAATTGCACTCGGGGGAGGAAATCAACGGTCATTCTCACCCTATTCCTTAAAGATAACTACAAAAATAGCTTAAATTTTATGTTTGATATTTGCACAAAAATAGCTATAGATGAAGCATTGAGCATCGATCATCACCTGCTAATATCTCTCATCTTCGTCACTCATTAAGCTGAAATTGTCAACAACAGATTTGAAAATCTACCAGCGCAAGACTTTGAAAATACATTTCTACAACTAGCACAAGAGTTCCATATGCCTACAAAAAATTTGTAAAGCAGAAAATACAGACTTCCCATAAATTCTTAGCATTTATGATTAGGCGCGTATGATGCTGACAAAGCAAAAACAAAGTACACATTGCACTAATAAAATATTCCATGTGCAATGAAAATGATCTGAAATTCAAACTAATACGAACTAACAGCCTAGTTGTGAACAAGAACACCGGAACACATTCCCTGAAACAATTTCATCAGATAACAAGTTCACCTTGGGGCACCATACATCTGATTAGCATCATACTGTGCATAACCAGGCTGGGGCGAGACACTCTTCACGTAACCAGCAGCAGCAGGTACAGTTGCATAACCACCTGATTGAGCCATGGATTGATCATAACCAGGCTGAGCCGGGGCTGCAGCAGGAACTGGAGCTGGTTGAGCATAGGCTTGTTGTCCAGTATATGGTGCGCTATAAGTAGTTGAAGCCTGAGCACCACTGTAAGTTTGGTCAACTGGTGCCTGATAACCATAGCCTGCACTATTTGTTGCCTGCTGTTCAGTGTAAGCGGGCTGTGAAGGGTAGGAACTGTAACCTCCAGCAGGGGCTGCTTGGGCATAAGCAGGAGGTTGTTGTGGTACAGGCTGACCATATCCAGGAACAGGCTGGGCACTCTGCTGAGGATACCCAGGACCACAAGCTGGAGCAGCTTGTGGGTGATTGTATCCATCGGCGGTAGCGGTGGATCCATATGCAGGGTAAGTTTGTTGCATTTGCCCACTGGATGCATAGGGgaattgctgctgctgctgcggCATACTAGCACCATATCCTTGAGTTGATGGAGCTGGACCCTGCTGATATGGCACTTCTCCAGGTTGATTAGCCCTGGGATGGCTGTAAGGTTGCGAATGGGAAGCCTGTGGATGCATACCATATGAAGGAGGTTTACCGTATTGTTCTTGTGTGCCATAGCTGGGATGTGCACCACTTTGAGGGTAAGATGTCGGCTGAGAAGTTCCATGTCCTCCATACTGATTCTGTGGTGCCATTTGGTGATCATATTTTACATCAGTGTATCCATGCCCATAGCCTTGTCCATGCTGTGCTTGGTGATGAGGGTATGACTGGCCATAATCTGGACCATGTGCCTGCCCATAGTTGTAGTTTGCCTGAGAAGGCAGACCCGTTAAAGGACCAGAAAGCATGAGTAATAATTTTAAAGAGTGAAGCAAATGCTGAGGCATTGGCTATATAGTGCAATTAATAATTATAAACACCAACCTGTGACTGAGGGCCCTGCATAGAGGCTGGAGGCCTTTGCTCCCAACCCTGACCAAATCCGCCTCTTGGTGCTTGCTGTGGAGGATAATTTCCATAGGCAGGAGGTGGGTATTGTGGGCTGCGAGATGAATATTGTCCTCTTTGATGGTAATCATAACCTGGAAACTGCCCAGGATGACCACCTCGGGGTCCCCATTGTGGGGGAGCAGCTCCGCCACGTGGGCGAAATGCCTGCTGACCATAACCCGAAGATTGAGTTGATGGCCTTACAGGCTATCACACcattgtgaaaaagaaagacatCTAGAGAAGTTAGCCACATGATTGCAGATTTAAACAGAAAATATAAGCATAAATATAAGAAAAGCTCAGGAATAGCTTCCAGGAAACGAAGTAAATGAAATTTGTAGATGCTTGAACTGTAGCAGGGTGACAACTGCAAGAAAACACTTATACACAGATCCATAGATTGTACTTGCATTGAGTTATAATAAAACGTGAATAGTAGATAGCAAGAGCATTGATGAAAATGTAAAGAATAAAAGCAGAAATAGCAATCTAATGACGCTTCAAGAAAATATCAAACACAACTGCCAAAATGGGATCAGATGAGTAGCCCATAACACTACTATCAAGGAAAAGAGATTGATGTTTCTTGATACTATTTCAGATATCTAAACAAACCATCATCTGACATTTAGTACATACATATCAAGCATCTTCAAAAATCACATGCACATAGTATCCAAGAGGCAGAACAATATCCAGTCTTGAATAAAAGAACATCTTTTTTATTGCATTCAATTGTGTAATACCATGGTAGTCACACTACTTCCAAACACCACGTGTTAATGCAAGTCAAAAGGCCGACTATTCAGTTCTCCTATGTTTAAGATAAAATGAGATCAGATTTCATCATGGATATAGTACACTCAATAAAGATGATTTAACTAGTGATGGCATTCTGCAACATGGTGGCTTGCATAGAGCATAGGGTATCCAGAGAGTACTCTTCTAATATAATAACCTTactattattatcatttttagttTTTAAGTCTCGAAGCAATCTTACCAACTATTAACATCTGCAATGGCGAGGGTTAATGCTTGATACCTCTCTTCGGTGGTCGAGAGTGAATAGTAGTTGTCTATGGCTACACCAACGCAATGCTGCGATGTCAAAGACAAAATCCAAATCTGCATTTTTAAAGCCAACCAATTCGAAATTGGCACCCATTGACAAATATAAATCACGGCAACCGACATCCCATTTCAACACAACATTCTCTTTAACTGTATTCAATTGACCCGGCACACAAACTTTTATGAACGTTCACTAAGAAACAAGCTCCCAACATGTGACATTTTTCTTCATCTCATGCAAAACGCCTACTCACCACACATAACAGAGTAACCACTACAAGATAGGCAATTAATTTAATCCTAAGAGTACATTAATACATTCCTTCAGCAGTTCAGATCTAGCAAAGTCACCAACTGGAGCTTGTAAACAATGAATAGCAAGGCAGTAGTACAGCACCATATTCTACCTAAACAAGTGCCTCGAGTAAAACCATTAAGAGAGTTTTCACACTGACCCCTTGTAAGCAGAGAACTTTATGCCCCCTTAGTGACACTAAGAAACATGCAAATGTTCCAAAAACTCGTTGGTGCCCTCCTACTGGTAAGAGCCATACTATTACTTCAGAAGATCAGCTAAATACGTTTATTCTTTAACATGTAACTTCTAATTGCACTTGTAAATTGTCATTTTATACAAGAATAAATCAACTGCTAAACAGAAAACGGAAGGCATAATTGCATTCTACACGATTGTCCATGACACATACATCAAATTCAACAGATGTTGCACATCAACAAATTATACTGAGTTATTTTTTGATAACTGAGTAAACTCAGGGCAGCCGCCCATCATCTACCCTTCTCAACTTAATCATTAGGCTTTTTCCCGTATCAGAGTTTGAGCTTGTGACATATGCCTAACTCACACGTCATGCACTGCGCTCTTGCCACTAAAGTAAAGCCATAGGGGCTCAAAATATACTAAGTTATATAAAGAACACATTGCTTTATGTTACTTAAGTACGAGATTTGCATCTGAAATTTCTGATAGTTCCTATAACATATATTTCTGTCCAAAATTCCAGGCTCAAACCCGATTGTAAGCATGTCACAGTATCAATTATGCGTATTCAAGAAACAGTTACTTATAGAAAAAGTGTTCAAGAAATGGCCATTAACATAGATGAAATGAAATACGCTTATATCAGAAATACTGATCTGAAATATTAAACTGCATTGAATACACCTAAATGGACCTCACACAAGCGCACTTAAAGAATAAGGCAGAACATCCAAACAAACCTGACTCATGACTTCTTTGATCATCTCTCTTGCCATATCAATTTGCTTTTTATCACCAGTCACTCGCACTGTTCTTTCTTTAGATTCTTTTCCATCAGAAGGAAGTGGAACCAGCTACGGAAATAGTAGAACATTAATTTTGATAATTTAACCAAGTGAATTGATTGCCTCTAATAGTAAAACTACTTTGCACAAAATAGGTGCCAACAGAAATCATAGGGTTATCAGTACCTGAATTCGTGCCCCTGATCTTGTCTGAAGGCTCTTGATAGTTTCCCCACCTTTTCCAATAATTAAACCAACCTAGAGCAAGAGAAGAAGACAGGCCCTTGTCAATCATGGAAactaaagaataaaaaataataacctCTTCTGCCCCCACAAAGTCCCCAGTCGAACGAAAGGTAAAGAGTGGAACAAGTAAGAAATACAACCTTCTCATTTGGAAAGGTAAAGAGAGTGGAACAAGTAAGAAATACAACCTtctcatttggaacttgtatctCGATCTGTTCTCCAACCACAGCCTGCACAGTGCCAAAGCCTCTAGCCACAAGTGCAGGAGAACCACCCGCATCCGCCTAGAGAGCCAACATTGTGAACCATAAAAGCTGGGAAGATGACAAAAGGAAATGATCATAAGACCAACCACATACCTCAGCTATGACATCCTTTATTAATTTTTCagctttatttatattttctaatGTTCCAATCAGTTCGACAGGCCTGGTTGCAGCATGTGGATCTGTATCAGCATCACGCATTATCTGAATTTTAGCTCCCGAGTTGTATTGCAGGTATCGAATAGTATCCCCGGATTTTCCAATAAGAACCCCAACCTGTACCAGTTTTACATAGAACTCTATAAGATTCAAGTCAAATGCTAGACAAGGTGAAATAGCACACAGGAGGACCAAATGATATCCACTGCGAATTCTACAACGGTCACTTAATCATGACCAAATATTCTTATCACCAGGTTTTCTTGATTTAAAATTTTCACCTTGTGTAGCTCAGAAAATATCAGTTTCTGTTGCACTCTTTAACaagtaaaatcaaaagaaagTCATTTTCCCACATGAAAGTGACTCAATTCAGCACACAGTTGATATACTTTAGAGCTTGTTAAACTGGCTGCTTATGTTACGAAATGCCAGGAGTTCTCCACATGCCTAGCTGATTACCGCACTAGGAGAATATAAATTCAGACTTCACATAAATTCTCATCACCTTATTATTGGGGACCTCCATTTTGCGTGTAATTGTTTGATCATCAGAGGCTGGATGCTCTTGATCAAGCTGAACACCCTCTGTTTCAGGCGCTTCAGCTGATGGCTCCTGAATGTCATCTTTAGACGGCTCATCGACCTGTGTGCTCTTCTCTGCATCAGGCTCCTGAATGTCACCTTCACCTTTAGACGGCCCACCGACCTGTGTACTCTTCTCTACATCAGGCTCCTGAATGTCACCTTTAGATGGTTCATCTACCTGTGAACTCTTTTCTGCCTCGGAAATCTTTTCAGCATCAAAATGTTCAACATCCCCTGTTTGTTGATCAGCATCAGCAGGTTGTTCGCTAACTGATTCGGGAGCTTCTGTGGCTACTTCTTGAGACACCTCTGGGTGAGTATCATTCTTTTCTGCATCTAACAGCTGCACATTGTCATCTTCTTTCGGTTCTTCCTCTATCTTCTCCTCATAACCATTTTGGGCTGCTGAAAAAACAGTAAAAAGATGGAAGCAAGCTTTACCACATCAGACTTCCCATACACAATCTTTGCTATTTCTCACATTTTACAACAATTCAAATCCCTAAGAGAACTCTTCAACAAAATATCAACTCACTATAAACATTCACTACACAGATATCCACTCTTCCTACACAGCCCACTTCAAGTGCTCAGCACAGAACACAATTCCCTTTCTCAAGTATTTCCCAGAAAGATCAAAAGTAGTTCCTCAAAAAAAATTTCCACCACAATAATTTCACATCATAAGGACCTAAAATATTGCACATACCATAATGCAAGGCATAAGGCAACACCCCAACATCAACTACGCCTCAGTCCCAAATAAGTTAGGGTCAGCTATATGAATCAGTGACCACATGGGCGGATCTACATACTAAATTTGGGTGCTTCAGCACCCATTAACCTTACCGCATGGCCTTTATTAGCTATATAGAAAATTTGAGGTGTTTGATATATTAAACCCGGAAGCACCCAGAGAACAAAAATGCTGATGGGTGATTTAGTCAAGCAAGGATAGTGGCTGCTTTAGTAGTGTAAGGGGGTGGGAGCTCGAAACTTACTACTTTCTTCCTTTACCCCATTAGGTATCCCTTTTAAATTTATATCGAGTAGCTACATTTTTTATCCAATACTACTACTTTATTTATTTCCGTTCCAGACTACTTTTTCCCTGAATTTTATTTTACCTTCCCCTTTTTTATAAAGTAtttccttttgtattttaccTAGTAATTCTCTAtagcaaagaaagaaagaaactccATAGTTCGACCCTTCTAAAAACAAATAGTTCCTCTAGAGTGGCAAAATCCATAAAAATAAATTCTTGCCAGTTGCATTTTTCGTCACACGCATTTATAATACTAATACGAGATTTTTTATTAACTTTTTTGACCGTCATGTTCAATTAGTTATGCACTTATACTATGTGATTGATAGTAATTGTAAGTCAAGAACAGTTAAGCACCCACGAACccaaaatcctggatccgccactGAGTGACCATGTTATCCCATTTAAACTCATATCATGCAATATTATGCAAAATGCAAATAAAAAGTCGTAGAAGTTCTGTATATTTCCTAAACGTATAAATCTCTGAAAGGTTAAATCACTCCAAGAAATGCAAGGCATAAAGCAAACCACATAAGAAAATAAACCAAAATCATCAGCCTTATCTCTGTACAAGAAAAAAAACCCAATAACGACCAAAAAACACCCAAGAAACTGCACAAAAATCACAATGCAAAACTTTAAAACAACCTAAATCCTACCAAGGGTTAGCTCTAATACCTAATCCATTAGCTTTGTTATCCTCCAAACGAGGTCTTTTAGCTTCAGACCCATCAAGATCTTCCTCATCAGCAGCTTTTTGCACGGAATCCGACTCCGTTTCCGGTTTCGAGTCCGACCCGACTTCTTCAGGTTCCAAATCTTCCAGCTTTCTCTTGTGATGATCCGATGGAACCGGGCCGCTTGTTGTTGTTGCTTCCACCATCACTTCTTCCTCTGCCATTTTCTCTGATCCAAAATCTAACGCCTAAGCTTTTCACTATATCAGACTGTGTAGCAAAAGTGCAATCCGAAAAAAAATTGGTTGAAGAGAGAAGAGACAGCAAAACAAAGATATGCTTATGAGATTTTTATATATAGGGGAAGTTGGttagattttatttttcttttttgtcagTACGTCGAGATTGATTAGGGGTTGGGTTACTAGGGTTTGTAGCCCATGTTGGTGATGGGATATTGGGCTATCCGTAATGGGCTACTTGGGCTTTTTTGTTAGTAGGCCCATGGCTTTTACCCAGAAGTAGTTTCAAAGAAAATTTTACCTCATATAGCAAAGGTTTAactctatttattataaataaaaacccttttaaaatattattttttatagctaccttttattttttatagcaaaatatgtatttatggtATACACTACCGTTAAGGCATTAAATACGCTgtctaatatttttctctctcattctttcagttATTCTCTCCCAAAATCACCGTATAGTATATCTAATTTCTCTCACCACGATCTCTCTCACATCAAGTTTGTCTTCCCCATTGTTGAACCACGATTCTCCCCACAAGTTTTATAGTTCTCTCACAACGCTGTTGTCTCCCTCAATTTTCAAcgtttttttctccaaaaagttgTGGCAAGTGTTAAAGTTTTTGGGTTTTTGGCTAGTTaaagcttcttctttttctcttcaatagtatttttaaaaaatattcacTATTGTTAGGTTTTCTGCAGAATACTTTAAATTTCCTCTTCAATGGATGATTCAACAACTTCGAAGAGGGTTACCCGAGGTATACCCACTAAAGCACTCAATTTCGAGGGGTCatctttcaatttgcaaatcacTCAGAAGGAACCTGTATTTGCAGGTTCATCAGCAACCATTGAAACCGAAAGGAGAATAAAAATACACAATGACCCTATGAAAAAAGGTCAAGATGAGAAAATTTCGAAAAATCAACATTTCCTGAtatggaaaaaagaagaaaacttaTGGATGATGCTTCTGGGAGCAAGGGAAAAGAGGTCGCTAAAGGAAGTAGCTCGGAAACACAGAACGACAAGGTAATTGtagatatatttatatgtattcgaGTCCGCTTACATTGATTTTTAGTTTGTACAGTGATTTGATTCCGCTTACATTGAGTTTTAGTTTGTATAGTGGTTTTCTCTtcttgtatttagatgtatttatatgtattcgatATGGGCATacattgatttttattttgtacagtgATTTTTGACtgt
This DNA window, taken from Nicotiana tabacum cultivar K326 chromosome 4, ASM71507v2, whole genome shotgun sequence, encodes the following:
- the LOC107779386 gene encoding uncharacterized protein LOC107779386 isoform X1, which gives rise to MAEEEVMVEATTTSGPVPSDHHKRKLEDLEPEEVGSDSKPETESDSVQKAADEEDLDGSEAKRPRLEDNKANGLAAQNGYEEKIEEEPKEDDNVQLLDAEKNDTHPEVSQEVATEAPESVSEQPADADQQTGDVEHFDAEKISEAEKSSQVDEPSKGDIQEPDVEKSTQVGGPSKGEGDIQEPDAEKSTQVDEPSKDDIQEPSAEAPETEGVQLDQEHPASDDQTITRKMEVPNNKVGVLIGKSGDTIRYLQYNSGAKIQIMRDADTDPHAATRPVELIGTLENINKAEKLIKDVIAEADAGGSPALVARGFGTVQAVVGEQIEIQVPNEKVGLIIGKGGETIKSLQTRSGARIQLVPLPSDGKESKERTVRVTGDKKQIDMAREMIKEVMSQPVRPSTQSSGYGQQAFRPRGGAAPPQWGPRGGHPGQFPGYDYHQRGQYSSRSPQYPPPAYGNYPPQQAPRGGFGQGWEQRPPASMQGPQSQANYNYGQAHGPDYGQSYPHHQAQHGQGYGHGYTDVKYDHQMAPQNQYGGHGTSQPTSYPQSGAHPSYGTQEQYGKPPSYGMHPQASHSQPYSHPRANQPGEVPYQQGPAPSTQGYGASMPQQQQQFPYASSGQMQQTYPAYGSTATADGYNHPQAAPACGPGYPQQSAQPVPGYGQPVPQQPPAYAQAAPAGGYSSYPSQPAYTEQQATNSAGYGYQAPVDQTYSGAQASTTYSAPYTGQQAYAQPAPVPAAAPAQPGYDQSMAQSGGYATVPAAAGYVKSVSPQPGYAQYDANQMYGAPR
- the LOC107779386 gene encoding uncharacterized protein LOC107779386 isoform X2; amino-acid sequence: MAEEEVMVEATTTSGPVPSDHHKRKLEDLEPEEVGSDSKPETESDSVQKAADEEDLDGSEAKRPRLEDNKANGLAQNGYEEKIEEEPKEDDNVQLLDAEKNDTHPEVSQEVATEAPESVSEQPADADQQTGDVEHFDAEKISEAEKSSQVDEPSKGDIQEPDVEKSTQVGGPSKGEGDIQEPDAEKSTQVDEPSKDDIQEPSAEAPETEGVQLDQEHPASDDQTITRKMEVPNNKVGVLIGKSGDTIRYLQYNSGAKIQIMRDADTDPHAATRPVELIGTLENINKAEKLIKDVIAEADAGGSPALVARGFGTVQAVVGEQIEIQVPNEKVGLIIGKGGETIKSLQTRSGARIQLVPLPSDGKESKERTVRVTGDKKQIDMAREMIKEVMSQPVRPSTQSSGYGQQAFRPRGGAAPPQWGPRGGHPGQFPGYDYHQRGQYSSRSPQYPPPAYGNYPPQQAPRGGFGQGWEQRPPASMQGPQSQANYNYGQAHGPDYGQSYPHHQAQHGQGYGHGYTDVKYDHQMAPQNQYGGHGTSQPTSYPQSGAHPSYGTQEQYGKPPSYGMHPQASHSQPYSHPRANQPGEVPYQQGPAPSTQGYGASMPQQQQQFPYASSGQMQQTYPAYGSTATADGYNHPQAAPACGPGYPQQSAQPVPGYGQPVPQQPPAYAQAAPAGGYSSYPSQPAYTEQQATNSAGYGYQAPVDQTYSGAQASTTYSAPYTGQQAYAQPAPVPAAAPAQPGYDQSMAQSGGYATVPAAAGYVKSVSPQPGYAQYDANQMYGAPR